A stretch of DNA from Tachysurus vachellii isolate PV-2020 chromosome 4, HZAU_Pvac_v1, whole genome shotgun sequence:
TATTAGggttctttcttgttttctattcatttagtctttttttttatttatttagtttcttaaatgtagttatttgTTTGCACAGTCTAAGGAGGAATAGGCTGGATTTTCATTTTACTGCAAGTTAAATAAATTCTTGAATCTTAGACTTCCATTATAAGTGAGtttcatgtttcttttctttttacaatgATTTGAAACTTGTCAATATACTTGTCTGTGGAAATTGCCCACACTGTCCAGATGCAGTGCTGAATAGTGTGTGATAAACTAAATTATGCTGCATCTGATgaagtgtgttttctctgcagGTCATCTCTCTGAGCTCCATTTTCCCATTGACTCTCTGAGTAAGAAACCCAAAGGCTTTGCATTTATTACCTACATGATCCCAGAAAATGCAGTGACTGCTTTAGCTCAGCTGGATGGCCATATATTTCAGGTACAGgagtagatttattttattattattattttttttaatcatttccatGTCTGCAGTGGTTTTGTTTACGTGCTGTCTGCCCTGTAGGGTCGGATATTGCACATCATACCCTCCAGGGTAAAGAAGGAGAAGCCAGAGCAGGGTCCCAATGCTCCAGGTAGTTCTTCCTACAAGAGGCAGAAGGACGCCAAGGCTAAGGCAGCCAGTGGCAGGTCAGcatgaaaaaaattttttttgactTGTAGGAAATTCTCAGTATGCGTCCTGGAAATGAAACTGCATTAAAGCGTAACACAGATTGCGCTTCTGTGTTGCAGATTAAATGTAGTAATAATGTTATGATAGCTGCTGTTACAGATTTGATGTGTTCTTTGTCTCACACAGCTCCCATAATTGGAACACGCTGTTTTTGGGCACGAGTGCAGTAGCTGATGTCATTGCTGAGAAATACAACACGACCAAAAGCCAAGTTCTTGATCATGTAAGATATGatatcatataatatcataATGATCATAATGTAAATTTCGCAATTAAAAATTAGCGATAACTTGGTTtaccgtgtatgtgtgtaggagtCACAGGGCAGCCTGGCAGTGAGAATGGCTCTTGGTGAAACACAGATCATTCAGGAAACTAGACAGTTCTTGCTGGACAGTGGTGTGTCTCTGGACTCTTTCAGTCAGGTACAAAATAGTGAATTTGAACATTTGTTAACTTaagtgtttgctttttttaagctatttgctctttaacattttttttctattattttgtttttgaattggTCCAGGCCACAGGCCCGAGGAGTAACTCTGTAATCTTGGTGAAGAACCTTCCATCTGGAGTAGAAGTGAAAGAGCTGGAGGCACTTTTCTGCCCTTATGGCTCTTTGGGGAGGGTTCTGCTGCCCCCATCTGGCCTCACTGCTATTGTAGAATTTCTGGAGCCCACTGAAGCCAAACGTGCCTTCACCAGACTCGCATATACTAAGGTAAATTAATCTGtctaacataataaaaaacagaacatttttattGGTCATTATGTTTTCCAGCTTCTTTTGATTTTCAGCTGACCTTGTCTTTATCTGAATCTTTCTATCATCCTAGTTTCAGCATGTTCCCTTGTATTTAGAGTGGGCTCCAATGGCTGTTTTTTCAACACCCCCTAAGCAGCACAAAGCAGgtgaaattttaaaaaacaaaacaaatgtccaCCATGATGTTTTTAGAATCTGTCTGTTCTCTACTCTGGGCAGATTTCAGCTTTGATATGTTTTGTTCCTCATTGCTTATTCTTTATATCCTTTCCCCTGCTTACTTAGCCGAACCTGAAgatgtgaataaaaatgtggCAGATCAGCAAACAGGCACAAACAAACAGGTTGAGGAAgacgaggaggaagaggaagaagaagagttaAGTCTGCCAGGTTCAACACTCTTCGTTAAAAACCTGAACTACAGCACCACCGAGGACTCGTTAACGGAGGTAGGGTTAGAGTTCACGAGACTGACATTAAGGGTTGGGCTGAGAGGAGCAGATATGACCTAAGGGTCAGTTGTCCAGGATTTTAGTGGAAggattattgtattattacaaTGTATTAGTGTCATAGCTATTTTCTTaagagtctttgtgtgtgtgtttgtatgtgtgttttacagaCCTTCTCTAAATGTGGAGAATTAAAAATGTGCTCTATATccaaaaaaagagacaaatcaGGTATGCTCATACTCGCCTTTAAGCTTTAttcaaaatatgtatttatttaaaatatatttttcaggcATCTGATAGTAAATATGCACCAGATGTTGTCCCTTTTAATCGAACCCTtcgacacaatcacacaacctTGAAATCTGATAAGAATTCCATTCTGTAACAGTTTTAGAAATGAGCTCACGATGCTTGGCTCAAAAGCATCATATGGTTATAAAAAAATCTTGTCCACTACAGGGAGTGTTCAGTAGTTGTGTGTCCCAAATGGTGCACTTTAGCCAAACACTATGCACTTTGTACTCTATTGTCTAGTGTATGAAAttcaaatggattttttttttctcatccagcGTCAgctcctgattttttatttatttattttcaataacaAGGATGCATTTGTGTGCTGAATGTTTGCAATGCCGCCTGTTTTTGAGCCTTTTAGATCTGCATGTATAAAAGCATCATTAATTAGTATGTCGTCTCTCTTTTAGGCAAACTGTCATCTATGGGTTATGGTTTCATACAATACAAAACCCCTAAATCAGCTCAGAAAGCTATCCGTCAGCTCCAAGTAAGTGTACTTCAGTCTTGAGTATTCCTGTTTCTGCATGAGATGAGTATATTTCTAATCaatgtttcctttttctctgcAGAATTGTACTGTCGATGGGCATCAACTTGAGCTAAAAATTTCAGAACGAGAAATAAAGTAAGAGAAGAGAAGCTGCGACccaataactttttttttttaaccccagTTTACATTCTTTAAATGGTTCACCGTCTAGGTGAACATGCCTTGTCGCATTAAATGTTAATGCAGTTtatctatattatttatatgtatatatatttgtgtctgtttctgatCTCAGGTCAGCTGTGACGCACACTAGCAAGAAGAAACAAGCAGCTAAAAAACAGACGACATCTAAGATCTTAGTACGAAATGTCCCCTTCCAGGCTACAGTCAAAGAGCTTAGAGAGCTTTTCTGGTGAGAGCCTTTTTACGAATCTTGCTAAATAATATTTGGGGAAAGCCAATCATTTGTGAAATTTGTGAATCATTATGAAATTGTACTTCATCAAAAAATGTATTCCGATTATATTTTGGAAATATGAACCTTACTTCCCAATACATGATGTTTTGGCTCAAGAGTGTTTGCTCAGTTTAAATTAGGAATTGTTGATCAACACGCTCATTTCTGTCCTTCTTCTCTAGTACGTTTGGGGAGCTGAAGACTGTCCGCCTGCCAAAGAAAGGAGTTGGTGGAGCTCATCGTGGCTTTGCTTTCGTGGACTTTCTCACAAAGCAGGACGCCAAGGTGAGTGAATCTGTTCCTGTCCCTTTCTCATGCTGTTATTCAGACATTTTGTCACTCcgtttttttattaagattcCAGACTGACATGTATTAAATGCATGTAGTAAAATCGTCTCTGGTATTTCAGAAAGCCTTCTCAGCGCTGTGTCACAGCACTCATCTGTACGGTAGGAGGCTGGTGCTGGAATGGGCCGACGCAGGTGAGAGCGTTGAAGAGCTGCGGAGAAAAACAGCTCAACATTTCCATGGTAAGACCGCACAACTTCTCCACTTTATGCACAGCTAAATTAGAATTTCTAATTAGAATTTATATCACTCAATTGAACTAGTTGTAAAAACATGTTTActtgtcattttatatatacagtgtatatagtatacatactACATTACATAGTAGAGTAATGCGTTAATCCAGCTATAAGAGACACATTTTTATGGAGGAAATACCTTTGATAAAGAACATCCACTGTGTGTGAAGAGAAAGTGCTCAGCTTCAAATGGGTACAACAGACAAACATGGCTAAAAGCTAGCACATTGGTTCATGCTGAAATATGACAGTATGAAGAGGAAGATTAAGCTTTTATTGATCTTTTTAGTATCTTTCTTAACACATACCAGCTTTTGGAAGTTGGTGTCACAGCACAGCCATGATATAACAGTAGAGTAGAGAGGGtaaagggtcttgctcaggggcccaccaGTGGCAGATTGTGCCAGCAGTGCTGGGCCCTGATTTTTTGATCAACAACCCGGggctttaaccacttgagccaccactgtgtAAATTATATTTGCTCTCTAACATCATAAATGCGTTGTGGTGTGGATTCCACAAGAAGTTGAATAGATTTTGTTGAGATTGTAGTCCATTTTGACATGATTGCATCATGAAAATCCCACAGATACCATACCGTGACTCTCCCATTCTACCACATGCCAAAAGGTGTTGTATTTGATTCAGATCATGTTGCTCATCCACCACAAGGTTTGAAAcgctgtgcattctgagatgggtttctgctcaccacaattgtacaCTGTGGTTATTGAGGTACTGTAGCCTTTCAGTCAGCTCATACCGGTTGATCCGTTCTCCTTTCAACTCTCTCAACAACAAGGCATTTCCGTTCACAAAATTGCCGTTTACTGTAgggtttttctttattgcaccattcttTCATTCTAAAGCCAATGTTGGGCACAAAATTCCAGGAAATTCAACAGTTACAGAAACACTTAAAGTCCATCTGCAACCAACAgtcattctgatgtttggtgTTAACGTTATCTGAAGCTGCTGGTTGGTATCTACACGATTTTTTTCATTGCACTGTTGCCACATGGTTGGCTTTAGTTTACAAtattgttcctaataaagtgctcctTGAGTGTACATTTATGTGGACCAGGATTTATTAATACCAAAGATGTGATACTATAAAGATTATTATAACTTTTAATATTATACTACAGTTTGATTTATAATGATGAGTACATTGTGTTATTTGCAATAAACTACTCACATGCAGAAATCATTTGGAGTCGATACTGTGGTTTCTTTTCTAGATGCTCCTAAGAAGCAGAAGCAAGCACAAGTATTGGAGGGAATCCTGGAGCAAATGGAGGTCGGGGAGGGAGATGAATAAACAACAGTTAATTTTTttgaaattgtattttaattttatttacttattacagTGACCAGTCCCTTCAACAATAACGTTGCTTCATAAAAATATTGCTTCCCCACAGCTCAACTCTACCAGCTAGATGTTCACAGTTAATTCACATGGAGAATCCCTAATTTGGACAGAAATgcacaaaatgtttaaattgttgTATAAAAATCTGGGCCAACTTGTTAAGCCAAACCTGTGTCCAAAATTGAGTCGGTTTCCATTAACACATCCGTTATTATAGAAAATTCTTAAAATAATGACATGCCTGTATTTTTGTCATGATTAGTTTAGAAACTGTATCTttgtaatatacattttattcagtgtATGGAAAGTATTTACTTTCCAAATTTAAAAGTGTATTGTATTTATGGACAAGAAAAGAATGATGGTTTTGTctattaaaacacatttctgatTCCTATCTGCTTCATCTGATTATTCAGTTTTCCTTGCAAATATgtgaaattaaacatttgaatattaTATGTTGATTACACTAATTAAACCAAGCAGAAGTTTTACACAAAAAattttttctaaatttttatatttataaagtataaaatggGTCAATTTAACCGCACCATAACAGAAGGGTTAAGTTTATTATGATCTAACTTTGATCTGATTAATTGACTCTTTCACCAATTTCACTCTGAAGCCTTCTGTGGGATTGGAACTTGGCTTCTGTGGAATtggatcatttacatttacagcatttggcagacgcccttatccagagcgacttacattatctttttttttttttttaaatacaactgagaaattgagggttaatggccttgttcaggggcccaacagtggcagcttggtggacctgggatggaactcacaaccttccaattggtagcccaacaccttaaccactaggctaacacaGGCCCAACTTGAGTCCACTGTACTCTTGTTATCCCTGATActatccactttttttttttaaaaatcctttcccttgttttaaaatgtctttgtctAAGAACAGAGgttgattttaaatgatttctctCCCTTGTGGAATCTACTCAATTTTCCACAACAGCTTTCCCCCAGGCATTTAGCATTTCTCTATAAAATTCTGGCAATTCTTTGTCAtccaattttttgttttcatacaTAATATCCCCTCccctaaattaaattaaattataaaatatttcatttttcttttcattccactttttcttttctcgtAGATATTTCTTGACTACTTTTACTCTTAGACTAATTTTCCTCTGTTTTACGTCCATTAAACCTAAGCCCCCTTCTTCGCCAGCCCTCAGATCGTATTGTAAGCTATTCTTTCTGGTTTACCCTTccataaaaaaatcaagaaagcATTTTttcagcctcttttttttgtccaaacaGGACATATAGAACATACCAAAGCTTAGAcaccattaaaacatttaaaattaaaaccttTCCCTTCAATTTAAGTGCTCTTTGTTTCCAATAGTTTAGTCTCCTTTCTATTCCTGTTACTAACTCTTCCCATATTTTGCCTCTtactttcttcttgttttttacCAATCAgaattctagaattttcatttcatctacttctttaaagtttaaattatcCCTTAAAATCAATGCATTCCCAAACTTCATGTATGTACCGTTTTGTCCTCATTTAATTTACTTCCTGAGCCTTTACAATACTCCTTTATAATTTCCATAACATTTTTGACACTTTCTTTCCCTTTAACAATTACTGTTGTATCATCCACATTGTCCTATTGTTAATCCTAAAAGTTCAGCAACCAATGAATATAACAACACTGATACCGGACAACCCTGCCTGATTGACCTTGTAATTTTAAAACTATCTGTTAAAAAAACCTATTACATTTTATCCTTGTTAAAGCTCCCTTTTATAAAATTCTAACCCATTTGATAAAATTCCTTCCAAACCCAAATGCCTTTAAAGtatcaaataaatattcatgtcGACTTTATCAAATGCTTTTTCAAAATCAAGACTTATGacataattctttttatttgtttcttgcATGTACCATATCATATCTCTTATGCTCATTGTTATATCTGCTGTGTCTCTTTATTTAACtttactctttatttattctatgcttaattgtttttaattatacttAGTATAACTTCTTTTAATCTGTTTGCTAAAACTTTTCCTAAAATCTTGAGATCTGTGTTCAGCATGGTGATAGGCCTGTAGTTTTTTAAATCAGCTTTTCCCcctcttttatatattattttcattaatccGGTCCTCGttctttgatttatttagttactttttcaaaaatttcattaaaaagctCATTTAGAATTTTTGTTAAACTTCCTTTAAAACAAACTCACTTCCTAAACCATCTAGTCCCGGGGATTTCTTCTTATTTAGTTGCTCAATTGCTCTCTCAGTGTCACTAATTTCCTCATCACATTGGTTTTATCTTCCTCACTTAGCCTTGATTTAAGGTAGTTcatcaatttcttttttttttgttcttctccaCAACCCTTGATCTGAAACAGATCTTCACAGAAATACTTTATTTCTTCTAAAATCTTCTCATTTCCTTCTACAATTCAACCATCTTCCCCTCTTATCTCTTTTATCAAATTAGTCCTCCCTCCCTTTTTTCTAAATCAAAGAagtattttgtacatttttctctctccaccATATATCTTGCTCTGCTTCTTAATCTTGCCCCTTCATATTCTTTCTCCTTCAGTTCCTTCAGTTCACCTTCTATTTCtcttttaataatttcttttccttttccagttttctgttttttgtttatttacttttccttgtatcttttacatttccttattatactacagtattttataaacaccttttaattaaaaacttaaCGTTTTCCCACCATATTCTCTGATCttctttataaattaaaattttctcctctttttctaTCACTTCTTTAACCTTTGAAtgatactttttattttttaagaccTCTGTATTTAGAATCTAAAGTCCTGGCCCTCTCTGCACTTTACTCCAGtccattttaaaatacaacaacttgTGATCACTGAAACTGGTTTCTTCACAAttaatattttcaataaaattttcatttctgttacataaaacaaaaaagttgatTCTTGTTCTACACACAAATTGTCCAACTATTTGCATCTTGAAAATTCTTTTTTCCCTTcgtttctttctctccacacATCCAGCATATTATTTTCTtccattaattattttaattccttTCTCCCTTCTGACATACCCTGTTTGCTAAATACTGTGTTAAAATCCCCATCATGTATTTCTTTATACTCCATTATAATTCCTCTTAGGTTATTAAAGAactccttcttttctttttcttctgttagTGCATGTACATTAATAAAAAGCAATTCTCTTCCCTCCAAATTGGCTTTAACTGCCATACATTTCCCTAACACATCTTTATATACAATCTTACTagtcttaaaatatcttccttcattaaaaaacactttttcacttCTTCCCAACCT
This window harbors:
- the rbm19 gene encoding probable RNA-binding protein 19, producing MSRLIVKNLPNGMKEERFRNMFTAFGTLTDCGLKFTKDGKFRKFGFVGFKSEEDAAKALKHFNKSFVDTSRVTLEFCTDFGDPNKARPWSKHSHQPNKTKDEQKPEGEKRDEIKGKKGKQPLDLLGELKNDEGFQEFLAVHKNRTQVPTWANDAVEAGAVDESKKPEKKKAVSDDYLNFDSDESEELSEDEDEDEDKQDSTKMAIKESLSDMDYLRSKVVKKPDLVDEEEEVEEEEEDDNAEEEGSMQQMNTAYESGDKDKQKQAPSALASQNKFEPATEFTVKLRGVPFTVKEQQVREFMLPLKPVAIRIAKNKEGRISGNVYVDLHSEAEVERALKLDKDYMGGRYIEVFRVTNFADKRKTRAAPQEKNFVSELKEDEEEEDVSESGRLFVRNLPYTCTEEELKELFTKHGHLSELHFPIDSLSKKPKGFAFITYMIPENAVTALAQLDGHIFQGRILHIIPSRVKKEKPEQGPNAPGSSSYKRQKDAKAKAASGSSHNWNTLFLGTSAVADVIAEKYNTTKSQVLDHESQGSLAVRMALGETQIIQETRQFLLDSGVSLDSFSQATGPRSNSVILVKNLPSGVEVKELEALFCPYGSLGRVLLPPSGLTAIVEFLEPTEAKRAFTRLAYTKFQHVPLYLEWAPMAVFSTPPKQHKAAEPEDVNKNVADQQTGTNKQVEEDEEEEEEEELSLPGSTLFVKNLNYSTTEDSLTETFSKCGELKMCSISKKRDKSGKLSSMGYGFIQYKTPKSAQKAIRQLQNCTVDGHQLELKISEREIKSAVTHTSKKKQAAKKQTTSKILVRNVPFQATVKELRELFCTFGELKTVRLPKKGVGGAHRGFAFVDFLTKQDAKKAFSALCHSTHLYGRRLVLEWADAGESVEELRRKTAQHFHDAPKKQKQAQVLEGILEQMEVGEGDE